From the Synechococcus sp. KORDI-49 genome, the window CCGTTGGGTTGTCCCGCGGGTCGGATCCACTCACCGGTTGCCCGCGATCCGCAAGGATCCTGGCCAGGGCTGACATGCCGATGCCACCGACCCCGATGAAGTGCACGGGCTGGCGACTGTCGAGCAGGAGAGCCAAGGAACGCAGTCAGAGGCTTGAAAGATAAGGCAGTCCTTCAGCGTCGTCCTGATTGTTTTGGGACAGATCGACCGTTGCTTTGACCAATCCGGCTGGGGCCAGAACAAGGTTTTTGTTCTTATTTCTGTATGATCTGCGGCCAAAACCCTTCTGCGGCAATCCCGCTTCTGACATGACCCTGCGCGTTGCGATCAATGGATTCGGCCGGATCGGTCGCAATGTGATGCGGGGTTGGCTCAGCCGCGGCGCTGATACCGGAATCGAGATCGTGGGCATGAACTCCACATCCGACCCGAAGACCAGCGCTCACCTGCTGACCTACGACTCGATTCTGGGCAAGCTCGACCCCAGCGTCCAGATCGAGACCACTGACGAAACCATGATCGTCAATGGCAAGGAGATCAAGTTTTTCGCCGATCGCAATCCCCTCAACTGCCCTTGGAAAGACTGGGGTGTCGATCTGGTTCTCGAGTCCACCGGTGTCTTCAACACCGACGAAAAAGCAAGCCTGCACCTCGAGGCAGGTGCCAGCAAGGTGATCCTCACCGCTCCCGGTAAAGGCCCTGGAGTCGGCACCTTCGTCGTGGGCGTGAACGATCACGAATACCGCCACGAAGATTGGAAGATTCTTTCCAACGCCAGCTGCACCACCAACTGCCTTGCACCGATCGTCAAGGTTCTCGATCAGACCTTCGGTCTCGACTGGGGTCTGATGACCACGATCCACAGTTACACCGGTGACCAGCGGATCCTGGACAACAGCCATCGCGATCTGCGTCGTGCCCGTGCTGCGGCCCTGAACATGGTTCCCACCACCACCGGCGCCGCCAAGGCCGTTGCTCTCGTGTACCCCGAGGTGAAGGGCAAGCTCACCGGTTTCGCCATGCGCGTCCCCACGCCGAACGTCTCCGCGGTTGATCTGACCTTCGGTCCTTCCCGTGCCACCAGCGTCGATGAGGTCAAGGCTGTGATGAAGGCAGCCTCTGAGAACGGCATGAAGGGAATCATCAAGTACAGCGATCTGCCGTTGGTTTCGACCGACTACGCCGGCACCAACGAGTCCACCATTTTTGATGCCGATCTCACCTATGCCATGGGCGACAAGGCTGTGAAGATCCTGGCCTGGTACGACAACGAGTGGGGCTACAGCCAGCGTGTGGTTGATCTGGCCGAGGTCGTGGCCCGCAACTGGAAGTGATTCTCAGCGCTCCGGTCTGAGGCCATTCCCTCCCCTCGGGGAGGGTTTTTTCATGCCGATCGGTAGTGATCGAAGCCGGACCCGGACAGTT encodes:
- the gap gene encoding type I glyceraldehyde-3-phosphate dehydrogenase, with protein sequence MTLRVAINGFGRIGRNVMRGWLSRGADTGIEIVGMNSTSDPKTSAHLLTYDSILGKLDPSVQIETTDETMIVNGKEIKFFADRNPLNCPWKDWGVDLVLESTGVFNTDEKASLHLEAGASKVILTAPGKGPGVGTFVVGVNDHEYRHEDWKILSNASCTTNCLAPIVKVLDQTFGLDWGLMTTIHSYTGDQRILDNSHRDLRRARAAALNMVPTTTGAAKAVALVYPEVKGKLTGFAMRVPTPNVSAVDLTFGPSRATSVDEVKAVMKAASENGMKGIIKYSDLPLVSTDYAGTNESTIFDADLTYAMGDKAVKILAWYDNEWGYSQRVVDLAEVVARNWK